TAGGAGAGCCCGATCACGAAGAGCAGGCCGGCGGCGAGGGCCGGGATCATCGGGACGAAGATGTCGCTGGCGTCCAGCTTGAGCGCGGTGGCGGCACGGGCGGTGGGGCCGCCCCAGGGCAGTGTGTTCATGACGCCGTTGGCCATGGCGGCGACACCGGTCAGGACGACCAGGCTCATCCGCAGCCGCTTGTAGAGCGGATACAGCGCGGAGACCGTGATCATGAAGGTGGTGGAGCCGTCGCCGTCCAGCGACACGACCGCGGCGAGCAGGGCCGTCCCGACGACGATCCGCATCGGGTCGGCCTTGCAGAACCTCAGGATGCCCCGGACGACCGGGTCGAAGAGACCGACGTCGATCATCACCCCGAAGTAGACGATCGCGAACATCAGCATCGCCGCGGTGGGGGCGAGGCTGGTGACGCCGTCGATGACGTAGTCGCCCAGGTGGGCGCCCTTGCCGACGAACACGCAGAACAGCGCGGGGATCAGCACGAGCGCCGCGATCGGCGACATCTTCTTCATCATGATCAGGACCAGGAAGGTCGCGATCATGGCGAAGCCGAGGATGGTCAGCATGAGTGGATACCTAACGTTCGCCCTTGAACTCCCACCTGGGCCGGCGGTGCGATGGACGTTAGGTCCCGCCAAGCGGCGTTAACAAGATGTTGACACGCGAGCAATAAGCGCAAAACTGCTGGTCACAGCTTTGCTCAGGTCAGCGGCCCCCGAGGTTCAGGCCATCGGGGCCAGCTCGACGGGGACGCCGTTGAGCACCGCGTTGCCCGAGAGCGGGTCCAGCAGGCTGCCGTCGAGGAGCTGGTTGACGTTGACGCCCGGATCGGCCGCGGCGTGGCGGAGCCGGGTGCCCGGGCGGTCGTGGCCCCAGCCGTGCGGCAGACTCACCACGCCCCGCCGCACCGCGTCGGTGACCTCCGCCACCGCCGTGACCGCTCCCCCGGCGCCCTTGACCCGCACGGAGGCCCCGTCGCGCACCCCGAGCCGTTCGGCGTCCTCCGGGTGGATGTGCAGGGTGCAGCGGTTGGTGCCGCCCGTGAGGGCCGGGATGTTGTGCATCCAGGAGTTGTTGGAGCGCAGGTGGCGGCGGCCGACCAGGAGCAGCCCGGCGGGACGTTCGGCCATGGCCCGCTTCAGCCGGGGCAGGTCGGCGGCGATCGGGCCGGGCAGCAGCTCCACCTTGCCGGTGCGGGTCCGCAGCGGCTGCGGCAGCCGCGGGCGCAGCGGCCCGAGGTCGATGCCGTGCGGGTGGGCGAGCAGTTTCTCCAGCGTCAGCCCGTCCTCGCGGGCGCCGAAGCCGTCGCCGTAGGGGCCGAGGCGCAGCATCAGGTCGAGCCGCCGCTCGGGCCCGTTCTCGCCGGTGAGCCGTGCGGCCAGGTCGCGCGGGTCGCGGCCGTGCACCGGGGAGTGCGGGTCCAGGACCGCCTTGCCGAGGGTCTGGTCGATCACCATCGCGTCGACGGCGCTCGGGTCGGCCCCGTGCATGCCGCTCACCGCCAGGATCAGCCGGGCCAGGATCTCCGTCTCGGCCATCCGGCCGGGCTCCAGCGGGATCGCGGGCCGGGTGTAGCGGACCTGGTTGCGCACGGCGAGGGTGTTGAAGGCGAAGTCGTGGTGCGGGCTCTGCGCGGGCGGGGGCGGCGGCAGCACCACGTCGGCGTGCCGGGAGGTCTCGTTGAGGTAGGGGTCGACGGCGACCATGAAGTCGAGGGAGCCGAGCGCCTTGTCGAGGCGGTCGCCGTCGGGCGCGGAGAGCACCGGGTTGGCGGCGACGGCGATGAGCGCGCGGATCGGTTCGCCGTCCGGCGTCGCGGTGTCGATCTCCTCGGCGAGCGCGGAGATCGGCAGCTCGCCCTTCGCCTCGGGGTGCCGGCTCACGCGGGAGTGCCAGCGGCCGAGGGCGAAGCCCTTGCCGGGGCCGGCCGGGCGGGGCGTCCGGTCGGTGGCGGCGTGCGGGAAGAGGGCGCCGCCGGGGCGGTCGAGGTTTCCGGTGAGGATGTTGAGGACGTCGACGAGCCAGCTGGCGAGGGTGCCGTGCGGGACGGTGCAGCTGCCGATCCGGCCGTAGACGGCGGCGGTGGGCGCGGCGGCCAGTTCGCGGGCGAGCAGGCGCGGCACCTCGGGGTCGACGTCGCAGGCGGGGGCGACGGCCTGAGGGGTGAAGTCTTCGAGGGCGGCCCGGAGTTCGTCGAGTCCGTCCAGGTGCGGGGCCAGCTCGCCGACGTCGGCCAGCTTCTCCTCGAACAGCACGTGCGCGGTGGCCGCGAGCAGCAGCGCGTCTGTGCCGGGCCGGATCGCGATGTGCCGGTCGGCGAGCCGGGCGGTGCGGGTGCGGCGCGGGTCGATGACGGTGAGGGTGCCGCCGCGGGCCTTGAGCGCCTTCAGCCGGCCGGGGAAGTCGGGCGCGGTGCACAGGCTGCCGTTGGACTCGAGCGGGTTGGCGCCGATCAGCAGCAGGTGGCCGGTGCGGTCGAGGTCGGGCACGGGGATGGCGCCCGCGTCGCCGTAGAGGAGGCCGCTGGAGACGTGCTTGGGCATCTGGTCGACCGTGGAGGCGGTGAACAGGCTGCGGGTGCCGAGCGCGCCGAGCAGGACCGGCGGGTAGAGGGCACCGGCCACGGTGTGCACGTTGGGGTTGCCGAGGACGACGCCCACCGCATGCGGGCCGTGCCGCTCGACCACCGGCCGGATGGCCGCCGCGACCGTGTCGAAGGCCTCCTCCCAGGTGGCTTCGCGCAGTTCGCCGTCCCGGCGCACCAGCGGGGTGCGGAGCCGGTCGGGGTCGCCGTCGACGGCGCCGAAGGAGGCGCCCTTGGGGCAGATGAAGCCCCGGCTGAAGACGTCGTCGCGGTCGCCGCGGGCACCGGTGACGGCGGTGCCCTCGATGGTGAGGGTCAGCCCGCAGGTGGCCTCGCACAACGGACAGATACGCAGAGCGGTGCGGGACACGGGTCCTCCCGGGGCTGACGGCGGCTGCGGCGCGCGGACGAGGGGAGCATACCGACCGGTAGGCATGGAGGGGGAGGGCTTTGCACGCCTCTCCTCCGCCGGCCGCGGTTCCCGCCGCCCGTCAGCCGGTCCAGGAGCGGGCGCCTGTGCGGGGGTGGGCCTCAGCCGGAGCGCCCTCAGCCGGGGGCGGGCCTCAGCCGGGGGCGGCCCTCAGCCGGAAGCGGCCCTCAGCCGGAAGCGGCCCTCAGCCGGGGCGGCCGTCGCTCCGGGTGCGGCCGTCAGTCCAGTACGCGCCCCAGGTAGGAACGCAGCAGCTCCCGCATCTCCGCGATGATCCGCTCGTCCCCCTGCGGGTCCACCCGGAAGGCCAGCTGGACGAGGGTGTCGGCGGTCTCCACGGCGATCAGGAAGGTCCGGCGCAGATCCTCGTCGGGGGCGCGGCCGAGGAAGCCGGAGAGCAGGCCGGTCAGCCGGTCGGCGACCCGGTGGTTGGGCTCGCCCTGCCGGGCGCCCACGGGTATCTGGTTGCCGAAGTCGACCAGGGAGAAGCCGGGCGCGGTGCGCTTCATGGCCAGGTACTCGTCGAGCACGGCGTCCATGGCCGCCCGCCAGTCCCCGGCCCCGGCGTCCTTCAGCCGCCCGGTGACGCGCTCGGCGTAGCGCTCCAGGTTGCGCTGGGCGAGCGCGTCCGCCATCTGCCGCTTGTTGCCGAAGAAGCGGTAGACCGAGCCGATGGGGACACCGGCGCGCTGGGCGACGGCGCGGGTGCTCAGCGCGTCGTAGCCGACCTCGTCGAGGAGGCCGGCGCACGCGTCGAGGATCCTGGTCAGCCGTTCGGCGCTGCGGCGCTGGACGGGCGCGCGGCGGAGCGTGGTCGCGTGGGGCACGGGCTTCATGATGCCTTTCCGTGGCGGTCCGGTGAACCTCACCCCCTGGTACGGCCACCGATGGCCACAGCACTCATCCCGCCGCCGGGTCAGCCTCCCGTCCCGGGCGCCGCGGACTCCCCCGCGCTCCTCCCGGGTGCCGGTTCGGACGCGGAGACGGTGATGTCGGCGGTGCTCTCGACCGGCTCGCCGTCCACCGCCCACACGGTGCCGTCGTCGGCGTAGAGCCGGGCGGTGACCTGGTGGGTGCCGCGCGGGACGAGGCGGCCGGGCAGCAGGTGCTCGGGACGGCGCAGTTCGGTGACGTACCGGCCGTCGACGAAGAGCCGCGCGGTGCCGCGCCCGGCCACCGCCTCGGCGGGGGCGCCGGGGGGTGAGAAGCGGAAACCGTCGAGGGTCAGCCGGACCCGCCAGCCGCCGTCGGCCGGGGCGGGCTGCACCTCGACGCCGACCTCGGGGGCGTCCTCCTCGTCGACCTGGCGGTAGGGCCGCCCCTGGTCGTCCCGGTCCTCCAGCACCCTGCCCACGGGCGCGGGTGCGCCTTCGTCCCGCCGCTCTGCTGTGTCACCGGTGCCGCAGCCCGCGGATCCGGCCAGTACGAGGACACAGACCGCGAACGCGGCGGGGTATCCGCGCGTCCATGACATACCGGCGAGCCTAGAACACCGGTGCGAGGCCCCGGATCCCCCTCAGGTCTGGTTCTCGTGGTCTCCGGTAGTCCGCCGAGAGGAGGAGCACGGGCCGGCGCAGGCCCCTTGCGCGCGAGCAACCGCAATCCTACGGTGATCCATAGGAATCAGGAGTCGCCCTCACCGGCCACCCTCACCCTGCACACCATCACCGGCACAAGGAGCAGTGATCATGAGCGATGGGGGCACCGCCCGCGCGAGCGAGTTCGAGCGTGGGGGAGCACGCAAGACCGCCGAAGCGCTGGCGTACCTGTCCGGGTTCGGCAACGAGCACAGCTCCGAGGCGGTCCCGGGCGCCCTGCCCGAGGGCCGCAACTCACCGCAGCGCGCGCCGCTGGGGCTGTACGCGGAGCAGCTCAGCGGTACGGCGTTCACCGAGCCCCGGGCGCACAACCGCCGCTCCTGGCTGTACCGGATCCGCCCGTCCGCCGCCCACCCGGCGTTCACCCGCACCGGCAACGGCGCGCTGCGCACCGCGCCCTTCGGCCAGACGGTGGCCGACCCCAACCGGCTGCGCTGGAACCCGCTCCCGGAGCCCGGGCCCGGCACCGACTTCCTCAAGGGCCTGTGGACCCTGGGCGGCAACGGCGACGCCACCCAGCGCTCCGGCATGGCCGTGCACCTGTACCACGCCAACGCCTCCATGACCCGCGTCTTCAGCGACGCGGACGGTGAACTGCTGATCGTCCCGGAGCGCGGCGGGCTCCTGCTGCGCACGGAGTTCGGCCTGCTGCACGCCGAGCCGGGCCACGTGGCGCTGGTCCCGCGCGGGGTCCGCTTCCGGGTGGAACTGCTCGACGAGACCGCCCGCGGCTACGTCTGCGAGAACTACGGCGCCCCCTTCCGCCTCCCCGACCTGGGCCCGATCGGCGCCAACGGACTCGCCAACGCCCGTGACTTCCGCGCGCCGGTCGCCGCGTACGAGGACGTCGAGGGCCCGGTGGAGGTGGTGAACAAGTTCTGCGGCAACCTCTGGACGGCCACCTACGACCACTCCCCGCTGGACGTGGTCGCCTGGCACGGCAACTACGTGCCGTACGTCTACGACCTGCGCCGGTTCAACGTCATCGGCACCATCTCCTACGACCACCCCGACCCGTCGATCTTCACGGTGCTCACCTCCCCCTCGGACACCC
Above is a genomic segment from Streptomyces glaucescens containing:
- a CDS encoding molybdopterin oxidoreductase family protein, whose protein sequence is MSRTALRICPLCEATCGLTLTIEGTAVTGARGDRDDVFSRGFICPKGASFGAVDGDPDRLRTPLVRRDGELREATWEEAFDTVAAAIRPVVERHGPHAVGVVLGNPNVHTVAGALYPPVLLGALGTRSLFTASTVDQMPKHVSSGLLYGDAGAIPVPDLDRTGHLLLIGANPLESNGSLCTAPDFPGRLKALKARGGTLTVIDPRRTRTARLADRHIAIRPGTDALLLAATAHVLFEEKLADVGELAPHLDGLDELRAALEDFTPQAVAPACDVDPEVPRLLARELAAAPTAAVYGRIGSCTVPHGTLASWLVDVLNILTGNLDRPGGALFPHAATDRTPRPAGPGKGFALGRWHSRVSRHPEAKGELPISALAEEIDTATPDGEPIRALIAVAANPVLSAPDGDRLDKALGSLDFMVAVDPYLNETSRHADVVLPPPPPAQSPHHDFAFNTLAVRNQVRYTRPAIPLEPGRMAETEILARLILAVSGMHGADPSAVDAMVIDQTLGKAVLDPHSPVHGRDPRDLAARLTGENGPERRLDLMLRLGPYGDGFGAREDGLTLEKLLAHPHGIDLGPLRPRLPQPLRTRTGKVELLPGPIAADLPRLKRAMAERPAGLLLVGRRHLRSNNSWMHNIPALTGGTNRCTLHIHPEDAERLGVRDGASVRVKGAGGAVTAVAEVTDAVRRGVVSLPHGWGHDRPGTRLRHAAADPGVNVNQLLDGSLLDPLSGNAVLNGVPVELAPMA
- the hmgA gene encoding homogentisate 1,2-dioxygenase; amino-acid sequence: MSDGGTARASEFERGGARKTAEALAYLSGFGNEHSSEAVPGALPEGRNSPQRAPLGLYAEQLSGTAFTEPRAHNRRSWLYRIRPSAAHPAFTRTGNGALRTAPFGQTVADPNRLRWNPLPEPGPGTDFLKGLWTLGGNGDATQRSGMAVHLYHANASMTRVFSDADGELLIVPERGGLLLRTEFGLLHAEPGHVALVPRGVRFRVELLDETARGYVCENYGAPFRLPDLGPIGANGLANARDFRAPVAAYEDVEGPVEVVNKFCGNLWTATYDHSPLDVVAWHGNYVPYVYDLRRFNVIGTISYDHPDPSIFTVLTSPSDTPGLAGVDFVVFAPRWLVGEDTFRPPYFHRNVMSEYMGLIEGAYDAKAEGFVPGGGSLHNMMSAHGPDRETFDRASAAELRPQKIDDGLAFMFETRWPVTLTPQAAQADHLQRAYDDVWQGLERHFHAR
- a CDS encoding TetR/AcrR family transcriptional regulator encodes the protein MKPVPHATTLRRAPVQRRSAERLTRILDACAGLLDEVGYDALSTRAVAQRAGVPIGSVYRFFGNKRQMADALAQRNLERYAERVTGRLKDAGAGDWRAAMDAVLDEYLAMKRTAPGFSLVDFGNQIPVGARQGEPNHRVADRLTGLLSGFLGRAPDEDLRRTFLIAVETADTLVQLAFRVDPQGDERIIAEMRELLRSYLGRVLD